The Desulfobacterales bacterium genome includes a region encoding these proteins:
- a CDS encoding aldehyde ferredoxin oxidoreductase family protein: MNGFYGRILSIDLNGKEFKIETPADELLTDCLGGKGLATRLLLERNPIGVDPLAPENHLIINTGPFCQSRLWGGSRYGVFTKSPLTGFYVDAYSGGKVPEAVDAAGYDAIILVGKADQPTILSIHPDGVEFHDAGDLWGSDTYTAEKEALARFAPNKEGFRKPGAVVIGPAGEKMVKCALINNDKWRCAGRGGVGAVMGSKHLKGIVFQGDRKRELANPDGIVAYGKSFMKTHTKEPGVEAFRAMGTTAVVALTNTVGAFPAKYFHQGTCDHWEKISGETYHEEHEIKPNACAKCFIACGRMAKLSKGRHKDLKLEGPEYETIMVFGGLCMVDDMAEIVYLNDICDRLGLDTITAGNLCGFTIEAKAQGRLDYDIDYGEVDKIADLLEKIAAREGIGDILADGIVAAAREWGAEDLAIHVKGMEPSGYDPRVLKGMGLSFATAPRGACHLRTTFYKPEIEGKIPPEQIEGKAEMLTDYEDRMNIFDTLILCRFYRDLYQWEDLEETIELATGRQFSKPELRAMAAKIATMTRQFNINEGWQPKDDLLPKRWHDEPLPSGHAITAEEMDYMLKDYYRLRGWNDQGFPEDT; the protein is encoded by the coding sequence ATGAACGGTTTTTACGGTCGCATCCTCAGCATTGATCTGAATGGCAAAGAATTTAAGATTGAAACGCCTGCGGATGAACTTCTGACGGATTGTCTCGGTGGCAAGGGTTTGGCCACCCGTCTGCTGCTGGAAAGAAATCCCATCGGCGTGGATCCGCTGGCACCGGAAAATCATTTGATTATCAACACCGGACCTTTTTGTCAAAGCAGGCTCTGGGGCGGCAGCCGCTATGGTGTTTTCACCAAATCCCCTCTGACGGGTTTTTATGTGGATGCCTATTCCGGCGGCAAAGTACCCGAGGCCGTCGATGCAGCCGGCTACGATGCCATCATCCTTGTCGGAAAAGCGGATCAGCCCACCATCTTGTCCATCCATCCTGATGGGGTGGAATTTCATGATGCCGGTGATCTGTGGGGCAGCGATACCTACACGGCCGAAAAGGAGGCTTTAGCGCGTTTTGCGCCCAACAAGGAAGGTTTTCGCAAACCCGGGGCGGTGGTCATCGGTCCCGCTGGAGAAAAAATGGTCAAATGCGCCCTGATCAACAATGATAAATGGCGCTGTGCGGGCAGAGGCGGCGTCGGAGCTGTTATGGGGTCCAAACATCTCAAAGGCATCGTTTTTCAGGGCGATCGCAAACGCGAGCTCGCCAATCCCGACGGCATTGTCGCCTACGGCAAAAGCTTTATGAAAACCCACACAAAAGAGCCCGGCGTGGAAGCTTTCCGAGCCATGGGCACAACCGCGGTCGTCGCACTGACGAATACGGTCGGCGCATTTCCGGCTAAATACTTTCACCAGGGCACCTGTGACCACTGGGAAAAAATCAGCGGCGAAACCTATCATGAGGAGCATGAAATCAAACCCAATGCCTGTGCCAAATGCTTCATCGCCTGCGGGCGCATGGCCAAGCTTAGCAAAGGACGCCATAAGGATTTGAAGCTTGAAGGCCCCGAGTACGAGACCATCATGGTTTTTGGCGGTTTGTGCATGGTCGACGATATGGCGGAAATCGTCTATCTCAATGACATCTGCGACCGCCTGGGGTTGGACACCATCACAGCCGGCAATCTGTGCGGCTTTACGATAGAGGCCAAAGCGCAGGGGCGGCTGGATTATGATATCGACTACGGTGAGGTGGACAAGATCGCCGACTTACTCGAAAAAATTGCTGCGCGTGAGGGCATCGGTGACATCCTGGCCGACGGCATCGTTGCCGCGGCCCGTGAGTGGGGTGCCGAAGATCTGGCCATTCATGTCAAAGGCATGGAACCATCCGGTTACGACCCGCGGGTGCTCAAAGGTATGGGATTGTCCTTTGCCACCGCACCCAGGGGCGCCTGTCATTTGCGAACCACCTTTTATAAGCCTGAAATCGAAGGCAAAATTCCCCCTGAACAGATAGAAGGCAAGGCTGAAATGTTAACCGATTATGAGGATCGCATGAACATATTTGACACCTTGATCTTGTGCCGTTTTTACAGGGATCTGTACCAGTGGGAGGATCTGGAAGAAACCATAGAATTGGCTACAGGCCGGCAGTTTTCAAAGCCGGAACTTCGCGCCATGGCGGCCAAGATTGCCACCATGACGCGGCAGTTCAATATCAACGAAGGCTGGCAGCCCAAAGACGACCTGCTGCCCAAAAGATGGCATGACGAACCACTACCATCCGGCCATGCCATTACCGCCGAAGAGATGGACTACATGCTCAAGGATTACTACCGGCTGCGGGGCTGGAACGACCAGGGTTTTCCTGAAGACACGTAG
- a CDS encoding ferredoxin, with protein sequence MGKRVVIDTDECTGCETCVELCPDVFKFNEDDEVAVVIKAEGGPEDCIEDAIDSCPVECIHWED encoded by the coding sequence ATGGGCAAACGTGTTGTCATCGACACCGATGAATGTACCGGTTGCGAAACCTGCGTGGAATTGTGTCCGGATGTTTTCAAATTCAATGAGGACGACGAGGTGGCTGTCGTCATTAAAGCCGAAGGTGGTCCCGAGGACTGCATTGAGGACGCCATCGACAGCTGCCCGGTGGAATGTATTCACTGGGAAGACTAA